The following is a genomic window from Spirochaetota bacterium.
TCAGAAGAAATGTTTGGGGAAGATGGGGGAGGTGGCGAAAGAGGGGAGGACGGTGTTGTTTGTGAGCCATAATATGGGGGCGGTTACTAATTTATGTAGTTGGGCACTTTTATTAAATAATGGGCAAATCCTACAGACAGGACTACCCGAAGAAGTTGTATCTATATATTTTGATTGTATGGCAGGGAGAAGCAAGGGCGAAGTTTTATTGACAGCTTCGCCTTCAGAGGCTTATTTTACACGTATAGCAATTCTTAACCATCATAACCAACCGATGCAAGCTATACCGGTAGCGTCAGATTTTGTAGTTCTACTCGAATACAATGTCGAACGACAAATATCTGCGCTTGAGGTTTCATTCAGCCTATTTAATAGCAACGGTTCAAAGGTTTTCTATTCCGCTTTATCAAAATCAAGGAATAGGGACAGCTCAGTTCAGAACCATGAACCTGGTCATTATGTGGCGAAGGTAAATATCCCTGGTGAATTCATCGCCCCTGGCACATATTTTTTGACGGTTGGACTGCACCAGCCGAACGTTCGCCTGTTCGATCGGCGTGATCATGTTATTGAATTTAGAGTTGTCGAGACAGGTTTTTCAGATTACCGATATGCTGATCAGAATATAGGCTCAATTCTTGTTCAATTTGATTGGATTGTGGAGCATAAAAACAATGGTGCAAGTTAAGCCTAACTTTCTGATTGTCGGTGCTGCAAAGTCAGGGACAACATCTCTTTATTATTGGCTCAAACAGCATCCAGAGGTTTTTATGCCAGATAACAAAGAGCCTTCATATTTCGTGTATGGTTACGGGATTTCTGATTGGGAGAAATATCTTTCACTTTTCGAGTTAGGCCGCGGCAAAAAAGCAATAGGGGAGGCATCAGCTTCATACCTTGTAGCACCAGAAAGCGCACAATGGATTCGGCAAAAGCTTGGGAACGTTAAAATTATTATTTTGCTTAGAAATCCTGTTGAAAGAGCCTACTCGCTTTATTCTTGGATGGTAATGGAAGGTTATGAATGGATTTCTAATTTCGAAGAAGCCCTTGCAGCAGAAGAGGGAAGATTTTGTAACGAATTTTTTCGGACAAACAATCCAGAATATTTTTGGGATTATATGTACGTTAGAAGTGGCTTATATTATGAACAGGTTATGAGGTATATGGACATATTTGAAGATATTAAAATTTATCTTTTCGATGAGTTGGTGACTTCATCGAAAGCTATATATTTTGACGTATGTAACTTTTTGGGCATAAATAATACTTTTGACCCTGTATTTGTACACCAAAATCCAAGCAGATTACCACGTTCAATACGTCTGCAATTTATTCTTCGAAGGTTAAGAAGCTTAGTGGGAAAAATCCCTAAGTTTTCAAAACCTCTAAAGTGCAGCATATCCCTAATTATGAATTTAAATATAAGTTTTGGTTCTAAACCAGTAGTTTCATTAGAGACCAGGCAATTTCTTAAAAAGAGATACGAAAGAGATATTTTGGAGTTGAGTAAACTCATCGGAAAAGATTTATACAGTTGGTTGCGATAAAAAGCTTTGGT
Proteins encoded in this region:
- a CDS encoding sulfotransferase domain-containing protein, whose translation is MVQVKPNFLIVGAAKSGTTSLYYWLKQHPEVFMPDNKEPSYFVYGYGISDWEKYLSLFELGRGKKAIGEASASYLVAPESAQWIRQKLGNVKIIILLRNPVERAYSLYSWMVMEGYEWISNFEEALAAEEGRFCNEFFRTNNPEYFWDYMYVRSGLYYEQVMRYMDIFEDIKIYLFDELVTSSKAIYFDVCNFLGINNTFDPVFVHQNPSRLPRSIRLQFILRRLRSLVGKIPKFSKPLKCSISLIMNLNISFGSKPVVSLETRQFLKKRYERDILELSKLIGKDLYSWLR
- a CDS encoding Wzt carbohydrate-binding domain-containing protein, with protein sequence QKKCLGKMGEVAKEGRTVLFVSHNMGAVTNLCSWALLLNNGQILQTGLPEEVVSIYFDCMAGRSKGEVLLTASPSEAYFTRIAILNHHNQPMQAIPVASDFVVLLEYNVERQISALEVSFSLFNSNGSKVFYSALSKSRNRDSSVQNHEPGHYVAKVNIPGEFIAPGTYFLTVGLHQPNVRLFDRRDHVIEFRVVETGFSDYRYADQNIGSILVQFDWIVEHKNNGAS